One window of Nocardia sp. NBC_00508 genomic DNA carries:
- a CDS encoding NAD(P)/FAD-dependent oxidoreductase, with protein MQHRIVVLGAGYAGAFSAGYLARQLHSDDFEITVVNAEPDFVERLRLHQLAAGQDLRHRPLAEVFAGTGIRLRVARVTNVDAEHRTVTVADGEGIDRLEYDTLLYALGSTAADHGVPGVDEHAFHVAARPSALRLRARLDELGEDGKVLVVGGNLTAIEAATEIAESRPGLRVSLATSGELGGWLGTKARRHLLRAFDRFGITVHEHTTIERVEQAAAVAADGTAFASDATVWAAGFAVHPIAAASGLEVVPNGQITVDRQMRSVSHPDIYVAGDSAFVIGENGRPLPMSCASAGPTSKQATAAIIGDRTGRKISTASMSYVGNHISLGRKDAIYQPVDGEARSKSWALRGRKAARVKSAILDTAAWALSHPTFGMPSHQYRLATTREHSPDMVAG; from the coding sequence ATGCAGCACCGTATCGTCGTCCTCGGGGCCGGATACGCCGGAGCCTTCTCCGCCGGGTACCTGGCCCGCCAACTCCACTCCGACGACTTCGAGATCACCGTCGTCAACGCCGAACCCGATTTCGTCGAGCGGCTGCGCCTGCATCAGCTCGCCGCCGGGCAGGATCTCCGCCACCGGCCGCTGGCGGAGGTGTTCGCGGGCACCGGCATCCGGCTACGAGTGGCGCGGGTGACCAACGTCGACGCCGAGCACCGGACTGTCACAGTCGCCGACGGCGAGGGCATCGACCGGCTCGAATACGACACCCTCCTCTACGCGCTCGGCAGCACCGCTGCCGACCACGGCGTTCCTGGCGTCGACGAGCACGCCTTCCACGTGGCCGCGCGGCCGTCCGCGCTGCGCCTGCGCGCACGCCTGGACGAGCTGGGCGAGGACGGGAAGGTGCTGGTAGTCGGCGGCAACCTGACCGCGATCGAGGCCGCCACCGAGATCGCCGAATCCCGTCCAGGACTTCGGGTCAGCCTCGCCACCAGCGGCGAACTGGGCGGCTGGCTGGGCACGAAGGCCCGCCGTCACCTGCTGCGTGCCTTCGACCGGTTCGGTATCACGGTCCACGAGCACACCACCATCGAGCGCGTCGAGCAGGCGGCGGCGGTCGCCGCCGACGGAACCGCTTTCGCCTCGGACGCGACCGTGTGGGCCGCCGGCTTCGCCGTCCACCCGATTGCCGCCGCCAGCGGCCTCGAGGTGGTACCCAACGGCCAGATCACGGTCGACCGTCAGATGCGGTCGGTCTCGCACCCGGATATCTACGTAGCCGGTGACAGCGCCTTCGTCATCGGCGAGAACGGTCGGCCGTTGCCGATGTCCTGCGCTTCCGCGGGACCCACCAGCAAGCAGGCGACGGCCGCGATCATCGGAGACCGGACCGGGCGCAAGATCTCGACGGCCTCGATGTCGTATGTCGGCAACCACATCAGCCTCGGCCGGAAGGACGCGATCTACCAGCCGGTCGACGGTGAGGCGCGATCGAAGTCGTGGGCTCTACGTGGCCGGAAGGCAGCGCGCGTCAAGTCGGCAATCCTCGACACTGCCGCCTGGGCACTGAGCCATCCAACCTTCGGAATGCCGAGTCACCAGTACCGCTTGGCCACCACCCGAGAGCACTCGCCCGACATGGTCGCCGGATAG
- a CDS encoding NUDIX hydrolase: MADRHLVDVHILLVREDELLLTQRRGDMFAGRWHLPSGKLDAGEPITAAAVREAHEEVGVLIDPADLRFVHAVHATGSGPEPRLGMFLQARRWVGEPVNREPEKCAAVRWFPIDQLPDDLIEYPAVGIRAFLDGGAQFSEHGWNTPAVVAGVSS, from the coding sequence ATGGCCGATCGTCACCTGGTAGACGTTCATATCCTGCTCGTGCGCGAGGACGAACTGCTGCTGACCCAGCGCCGAGGAGATATGTTTGCAGGCCGGTGGCATCTACCATCGGGCAAACTCGACGCGGGGGAGCCGATCACCGCCGCGGCCGTCCGCGAAGCCCACGAGGAAGTCGGCGTGCTCATCGACCCGGCCGACCTCCGATTCGTCCACGCGGTACACGCCACCGGTTCCGGTCCGGAGCCCCGGCTGGGGATGTTCCTCCAGGCACGCCGGTGGGTCGGGGAGCCGGTGAACCGGGAACCGGAGAAGTGCGCGGCTGTGCGGTGGTTCCCTATAGACCAGCTACCCGATGACTTGATCGAGTACCCCGCCGTCGGGATCCGCGCGTTCCTCGACGGCGGAGCGCAGTTCAGCGAGCACGGCTGGAATACACCGGCTGTGGTCGCGGGCGTCAGCAGCTAA
- a CDS encoding B12-binding domain-containing radical SAM protein — MPTSPERPRRDLIAGAATSHPLDALFVNAPLRDYSLRPRVNDFTLPVLGMAYIATYAAQQGFNVGVLDAEAHGLGIDQTIDIINVTRPRWAGFNLLAPTYEISARIAAGLDPGIKVMLGGHQAKAMPREILTDPRMTRCAALVLGEAETRVSELLDDHSNRARLPGVMWLDRIMRTPVTGGKPGTSHYLAPDINTLPFVDRTYLCQDPHYERDRWEANMVGARGCPYNCSFCGAAVSANPDVTIRTRDPHNIIDEMVRLREEHGVTAFRFVDDLFLGARRVIDTMMGAFTTERAGDWACWDATGRINVLHRAADATLETLAANGLREVALGIESGSARMLEYIDKRITPEMAVSVVTRLAERGIGVKGYFILGFPGETSGEIDATEQLIHRLWEATDQLPGQFRASVFEFRPYPGTPEWHRLMASGRYQPEQLLNYSPVDLTDGGVDESMLARDEFNFSVNLQLAEAPTSYIRAKLVDLAHAQHERTSTG, encoded by the coding sequence ATGCCGACCTCACCAGAACGGCCCCGTCGTGACCTGATCGCCGGAGCCGCCACGAGCCACCCGCTGGATGCCCTGTTCGTCAACGCACCGCTGCGCGACTACAGTTTGCGTCCCAGGGTCAACGACTTCACACTTCCCGTGCTGGGCATGGCCTACATTGCCACCTACGCCGCACAGCAAGGATTCAATGTCGGTGTCCTCGACGCCGAAGCTCACGGATTGGGTATCGACCAGACGATCGACATCATCAATGTCACCCGGCCGCGGTGGGCCGGATTCAACCTGCTCGCACCCACCTATGAGATCAGTGCCCGCATCGCCGCTGGTCTCGACCCGGGCATCAAGGTCATGCTTGGTGGGCACCAGGCGAAAGCGATGCCGAGGGAAATCCTCACCGATCCACGCATGACACGCTGCGCCGCGCTGGTTCTCGGCGAAGCAGAGACTCGGGTATCCGAACTCCTCGACGATCACAGCAACCGAGCCCGCTTACCGGGCGTGATGTGGCTGGACCGGATCATGCGGACACCGGTCACCGGGGGAAAACCGGGCACGTCCCACTATCTTGCACCCGACATCAACACGTTGCCGTTCGTCGACCGAACTTACCTGTGCCAGGACCCCCACTACGAACGGGACCGGTGGGAGGCGAACATGGTCGGCGCGCGGGGATGCCCATACAACTGTTCCTTCTGCGGAGCCGCGGTCAGCGCCAACCCGGACGTCACCATCCGAACTCGCGACCCGCACAACATCATCGACGAAATGGTGCGGTTACGGGAAGAGCACGGAGTGACGGCGTTTCGGTTCGTCGATGACCTCTTCCTGGGAGCACGCCGTGTGATCGACACGATGATGGGCGCGTTCACCACTGAACGGGCCGGCGACTGGGCGTGCTGGGATGCGACCGGTCGCATCAACGTGCTGCACCGAGCCGCCGATGCAACACTGGAGACGTTGGCGGCCAACGGGCTACGTGAAGTCGCGCTCGGTATCGAGTCCGGCAGCGCCCGCATGCTCGAGTACATCGACAAGCGCATCACCCCGGAGATGGCGGTCAGCGTGGTGACTCGCCTGGCCGAACGCGGCATCGGCGTGAAGGGCTACTTCATCCTCGGGTTCCCAGGCGAGACCAGCGGAGAGATCGACGCCACCGAGCAACTGATCCACCGATTGTGGGAGGCCACCGATCAGCTACCCGGCCAATTCCGCGCTTCGGTGTTCGAGTTCCGCCCCTACCCCGGAACACCCGAATGGCATCGACTGATGGCATCCGGCCGCTACCAGCCGGAACAGCTACTGAACTACTCGCCGGTGGATTTGACCGATGGTGGTGTCGATGAGTCGATGCTGGCCCGCGACGAATTCAACTTCTCGGTCAACCTCCAGCTCGCCGAAGCGCCGACCAGCTACATTCGTGCCAAGCTGGTCGACCTGGCGCACGCCCAGCATGAGCGCACCAGCACCGGTTAG
- a CDS encoding dTMP kinase, giving the protein MDSQLSPRPEEGDVHLSVQLHDVRLDFAACLTAALRFVQDWRAYHYPDAVTVIPGDAAGLPRLPNERLYLEPCQRDIRGATIGQAALGMDGEEPMSHQVRPENTDTMTGAGMLVTLDGPGGVGKSSTIRELVGYLRSRGVRVHATAQPSPTVLGDLIRAQADTYRGIALACLVAGDRHHQLASEIVRAIEAGAVVVCDRYLPSSLVLQVLDGLDPWLVWQLNHDVRVPDLAVILHADVRALALRLMTRGAHDRFERASDSSRIQSDRFHEVAAELADTGWPVVEFDCTHQQPFDTARTIGDLVLPRIQADRGADQGGPLTEQ; this is encoded by the coding sequence GTGGATTCGCAGCTGTCGCCGCGACCCGAAGAAGGCGACGTTCATCTATCGGTCCAGCTCCATGATGTGCGTCTTGATTTCGCCGCCTGTCTGACGGCCGCGTTGCGCTTCGTGCAGGACTGGCGCGCTTACCACTATCCAGATGCGGTGACCGTGATCCCTGGCGACGCAGCTGGACTGCCTCGTTTGCCCAACGAACGCCTTTATCTGGAGCCGTGTCAGCGTGATATTCGAGGGGCAACCATCGGCCAGGCCGCCCTGGGAATGGACGGAGAAGAACCCATGAGTCATCAGGTGCGACCCGAAAATACGGATACGATGACCGGTGCAGGCATGCTGGTTACTCTCGACGGGCCGGGAGGGGTTGGCAAGTCCAGTACTATCCGCGAGCTTGTCGGCTACCTGCGCAGCCGAGGGGTGCGTGTGCACGCCACGGCACAGCCCAGCCCTACAGTGCTCGGCGATCTTATCCGTGCGCAGGCCGACACCTATCGGGGAATCGCGTTGGCGTGCTTGGTTGCTGGCGATCGGCATCATCAACTTGCCAGTGAGATCGTCAGGGCGATCGAGGCGGGCGCGGTTGTGGTCTGTGACCGCTATCTGCCGTCCTCGCTCGTGCTGCAAGTACTCGATGGCCTCGACCCGTGGTTGGTGTGGCAGCTCAATCACGATGTACGGGTGCCAGATTTGGCGGTGATTCTGCACGCCGACGTCCGCGCCCTGGCATTACGGCTCATGACACGAGGCGCGCACGATCGATTCGAACGCGCCAGCGACAGCAGCCGGATCCAGTCCGACCGATTCCACGAAGTCGCCGCCGAGCTCGCTGACACCGGGTGGCCGGTTGTCGAGTTCGACTGCACCCACCAGCAGCCGTTCGACACCGCCCGCACGATCGGCGATCTCGTCCTGCCTCGCATTCAGGCGGACCGAGGCGCCGATCAGGGCGGTCCACTCACCGAGCAGTAG
- a CDS encoding DNA-directed RNA polymerase subunit beta codes for MGLDKTRVLPPVQADTALTRCRFYRETCGLPARLQPELGSIIVPMGRVGAITMPHLLGAAVKARMHSQGVQLGPIVSHPRSKRWTFLIVPDVPDENRLFAELFRLNVSVSRFGAQIALPSPGARQAGFRVWVTPPRNAFRPSGMAVIECVRACQPQRRR; via the coding sequence ATGGGGCTGGACAAAACTCGAGTGCTGCCGCCTGTACAGGCCGATACGGCTTTGACACGGTGCCGTTTTTATCGAGAGACCTGCGGACTACCTGCACGGCTTCAGCCCGAACTCGGAAGCATCATCGTGCCTATGGGCAGAGTTGGCGCGATAACCATGCCTCATCTGCTCGGCGCTGCCGTGAAGGCCCGTATGCACAGTCAGGGTGTGCAGCTCGGTCCGATCGTCTCGCATCCGCGCTCGAAACGATGGACTTTTCTCATCGTCCCGGATGTGCCGGACGAGAACAGGCTGTTTGCTGAGTTGTTCCGGCTCAACGTTTCGGTATCGCGCTTCGGTGCGCAAATCGCGTTGCCGTCGCCCGGCGCCCGGCAGGCGGGATTCCGCGTCTGGGTGACACCACCACGCAACGCCTTCCGCCCATCCGGCATGGCTGTCATCGAGTGCGTTCGAGCTTGCCAACCGCAGCGCAGGCGGTGA
- a CDS encoding helix-turn-helix domain-containing protein yields the protein MIHKWSGADVLVLRTAMRLTQEEFAAVCGRAVRTVGKWEQQGKEAPLSPRSSDVMDTLLDGLSPEQAYRFYYEGASLTPAIATLSPPTRLHSPLDVELRTWVEMNRRELLSLFGGVAGGLPAVAAILAGLDPDEQRRVGEVLIRPDRVDNVTIGHIEAALEIALSQNDLYGPHTVIPMVSAQQAIASALLRQAPSHLRPRLLTLHSQLAQLAGWMHFDLRDFRSANSNYEQARESAHDAGHDALVALVLCNLSYLATWRGSPRTGIDHAVAAQNWARSVDDRLLRAYADDITAFGYATTGRHQACVTALDAADAILDDVPPEENSVAYFHGPGLSLAFRSDCMYRLGCAPEAQDAAESSLALIGEGFTRNRALAYIDLAHAHISAWEIDEAAKGIGKAAGLAIECRSDRLIGIIADARSELDQWTDALCVRELDQLLMDYGLPSSRI from the coding sequence ATGATCCACAAATGGAGTGGTGCCGATGTTCTGGTGCTTCGTACGGCGATGCGGCTGACGCAGGAGGAATTCGCGGCGGTCTGTGGGCGTGCGGTGCGAACGGTCGGAAAGTGGGAACAGCAGGGCAAGGAAGCCCCGCTGAGCCCGCGGTCCTCGGATGTCATGGACACGCTGCTAGACGGTCTCAGCCCCGAGCAGGCGTACAGGTTCTATTACGAAGGTGCATCGCTCACGCCTGCGATTGCCACCCTGTCGCCGCCGACCCGCCTACACTCGCCTCTGGATGTCGAATTGCGGACGTGGGTCGAGATGAATCGGCGTGAGTTGCTCTCTCTGTTCGGTGGCGTTGCTGGTGGGCTGCCCGCTGTCGCCGCAATCTTGGCTGGTCTGGATCCAGACGAGCAACGCCGAGTTGGTGAAGTACTCATCCGGCCCGACCGGGTGGACAACGTCACCATCGGTCACATCGAGGCTGCGCTGGAGATTGCGCTGTCGCAGAACGACCTCTACGGTCCCCACACAGTAATTCCGATGGTCTCCGCTCAGCAGGCGATCGCATCCGCTCTGCTGCGGCAGGCGCCCAGCCACTTGCGGCCGCGATTGCTGACACTCCATAGCCAGCTCGCGCAGCTGGCCGGGTGGATGCACTTCGACCTGCGTGACTTCCGTTCCGCTAATTCCAACTACGAGCAGGCCCGCGAATCCGCGCACGACGCTGGTCACGACGCACTCGTCGCCCTCGTCCTGTGTAACCTGAGCTACCTCGCCACCTGGCGCGGATCTCCACGGACAGGGATCGATCACGCGGTGGCCGCGCAGAACTGGGCACGAAGCGTCGATGATCGCCTGCTACGCGCCTACGCCGATGACATCACCGCGTTCGGCTACGCCACCACCGGACGTCATCAGGCGTGTGTCACGGCGCTCGACGCTGCCGACGCCATCTTGGATGACGTTCCACCAGAGGAGAACTCTGTCGCCTACTTCCATGGGCCAGGTCTTTCGCTTGCGTTTCGAAGCGACTGCATGTATCGGCTCGGATGTGCGCCCGAGGCGCAGGATGCGGCCGAATCGTCGCTCGCTCTCATCGGCGAGGGCTTCACGCGCAATCGAGCACTGGCCTACATCGACCTCGCGCATGCCCATATCTCGGCGTGGGAGATAGACGAAGCCGCAAAAGGTATCGGCAAGGCAGCCGGTCTAGCCATCGAGTGCCGTTCAGACCGGCTCATCGGCATCATCGCTGATGCGCGATCAGAGCTCGATCAATGGACTGATGCTCTGTGCGTGCGTGAGCTCGACCAATTGCTGATGGACTATGGACTCCCCAGCTCCCGGATATAG
- a CDS encoding GNAT family N-acetyltransferase gives MDDVTSVRIGTAEDARHHFDAICELYDEAFSAPPFVWPATESQRHRQMLSKMIDLPSFGIALAESGGALSGFVYGSTLTINTVWWDGFQQPVPADVTREWPGRTFAVIDLAVQEPMRRHGNGRRLLDTLLDSRPEERATLAVQPQAEDSHAFYRALGGWWLVGRQSTPGFVSPEFDVYIRELGSP, from the coding sequence ATGGACGACGTGACATCGGTCCGGATCGGAACCGCCGAGGATGCACGGCATCACTTCGATGCGATCTGCGAGCTGTATGACGAAGCATTCTCAGCACCCCCGTTCGTCTGGCCGGCGACCGAGTCGCAGCGGCATCGGCAGATGCTCTCCAAGATGATCGACTTGCCGAGCTTCGGCATCGCTCTCGCGGAATCCGGCGGCGCCCTATCGGGGTTCGTCTACGGAAGCACACTGACCATCAACACCGTATGGTGGGACGGGTTCCAACAGCCGGTACCCGCGGATGTCACGCGTGAATGGCCTGGTCGGACTTTCGCGGTGATCGATCTCGCCGTCCAGGAGCCGATGCGCCGACATGGTAACGGCCGCCGACTGCTGGATACGCTGCTCGACAGTCGACCCGAGGAGCGGGCGACGCTGGCGGTCCAGCCGCAGGCTGAAGACTCGCATGCGTTCTATCGAGCGCTCGGTGGATGGTGGCTGGTTGGGCGGCAGAGCACGCCGGGGTTCGTATCACCGGAATTCGACGTCTATATCCGGGAGCTGGGGAGTCCATAG
- a CDS encoding VOC family protein translates to MQRTIDAIHHTGILTRDLDGLERRYLDLGFTLSPRSRHLLSARPGEAPVQGGTANRCALFGGSYLELLGIVDESAPDPWHTKAMADQYEGFRLLNLETGDAEAAREQLVAAGVRATGVLDLERDVETEDGVRTVRARAVHVDPTSTPEAMLGVAQHLTREYVHQPRYLSHPNGARAIAAVLIVAADAEADAIIDRYARILGAPVVRKGPRTVLEMGAGQLELVRASQAEAVLPGEPAPAPSYLAAMTIAVDDLAVARSLIENSGVALRETDEGFFVSARDAYGAGLFFVSA, encoded by the coding sequence GTGCAGAGAACAATCGACGCCATTCACCACACCGGCATTCTGACCCGCGATCTCGACGGTCTGGAACGCCGCTACCTCGACCTGGGATTCACACTGAGTCCGCGCTCGCGCCACCTGCTGAGCGCACGTCCGGGCGAGGCGCCGGTGCAGGGCGGCACGGCCAACCGGTGCGCCCTGTTCGGCGGCTCCTACCTCGAATTGCTCGGCATCGTGGACGAGTCCGCACCGGACCCGTGGCACACCAAGGCGATGGCCGACCAGTACGAAGGATTCCGCCTGCTCAATCTCGAAACCGGCGACGCGGAGGCGGCGCGGGAGCAACTCGTCGCGGCAGGTGTGCGAGCAACCGGCGTGCTCGACCTGGAGCGCGATGTCGAGACCGAGGACGGCGTCCGCACCGTGCGTGCACGGGCCGTGCACGTGGACCCGACTTCGACGCCGGAGGCGATGCTCGGCGTCGCCCAGCATCTCACCCGCGAGTACGTGCACCAACCGCGCTACCTGTCGCACCCGAACGGAGCACGCGCCATCGCCGCGGTGCTGATCGTCGCGGCCGACGCCGAGGCCGACGCGATCATCGACCGTTACGCCCGGATACTGGGCGCGCCCGTCGTGCGCAAAGGACCGCGGACGGTGCTGGAAATGGGCGCCGGACAGCTGGAGCTAGTGCGCGCGTCACAAGCCGAGGCGGTGCTGCCGGGCGAACCGGCACCCGCGCCGTCATATCTGGCCGCCATGACCATCGCGGTCGACGATCTCGCCGTCGCGCGCAGCCTCATCGAGAATTCCGGCGTGGCCCTCCGGGAAACGGACGAGGGCTTCTTCGTCTCCGCTCGCGACGCCTATGGCGCCGGTCTGTTCTTCGTATCGGCCTGA
- a CDS encoding Lrp/AsnC family transcriptional regulator produces MDSVILDDVDRRLLHALQLDGRAPFSRLAPVLDVSERTLARRYRRLLSTGALRVTGLADTKRAGHAEWLVRLRVRPDATAALARGLARRIDTAWVTVMSGGAELACLFRVPDEAPLPELARHPAVLAVDAHQVLRHLMQRRWQGRMSALSAEQSAAVRPPESTPHAPLVLTDLDERLLPVLAADGRAAYPQLARAVGWSESAVRRRVEELRRGGMLGFDVEIDPVLFGFTVQSLLWLSVSPGRLLTVADALAADPEAGFVGVMTGPHNLLVCIVCRDTDALFRYTTERIGSLRGIERMEISPISGYAKRAAPPRFT; encoded by the coding sequence GTGGATTCGGTCATCTTGGACGACGTCGACCGAAGGCTGCTGCACGCGTTGCAACTCGACGGCCGCGCGCCGTTCAGCAGGCTCGCGCCGGTGCTGGACGTTTCCGAGCGCACCCTGGCCCGGCGCTACCGGCGACTGCTGTCGACCGGCGCACTGCGGGTGACCGGGCTCGCCGACACCAAACGCGCGGGCCATGCCGAATGGCTGGTCCGCCTGCGGGTGCGACCGGATGCCACGGCCGCGCTGGCACGCGGGCTGGCACGCCGCATCGATACCGCCTGGGTGACGGTCATGTCCGGCGGAGCCGAGCTCGCCTGCCTATTCCGCGTCCCGGACGAAGCGCCGCTGCCCGAACTGGCACGCCACCCGGCCGTCCTCGCCGTCGACGCACATCAGGTGCTGCGGCATCTCATGCAACGCCGTTGGCAGGGCCGTATGTCGGCGCTGTCGGCCGAGCAGAGCGCGGCAGTGCGCCCGCCCGAGTCCACGCCGCACGCGCCGCTGGTCCTGACCGACCTCGACGAGCGCCTGCTTCCGGTGCTGGCCGCTGACGGCAGGGCGGCGTATCCGCAGCTCGCGAGGGCGGTCGGCTGGTCGGAATCCGCTGTGCGGCGGCGGGTCGAGGAATTGCGCCGCGGCGGGATGCTCGGGTTCGACGTCGAGATCGATCCCGTGCTGTTCGGGTTCACCGTGCAAAGCTTGCTCTGGTTGTCGGTCAGCCCCGGTCGTCTGCTCACCGTCGCGGACGCGCTCGCCGCCGATCCCGAAGCGGGCTTCGTCGGCGTGATGACCGGCCCGCACAACCTGCTGGTGTGCATCGTCTGCCGCGACACCGATGCCTTGTTCCGCTACACCACCGAGCGGATCGGGTCGCTGCGCGGGATCGAACGGATGGAGATCAGTCCGATCAGCGGCTACGCCAAGCGCGCCGCACCGCCGCGATTCACCTGA
- a CDS encoding HAD family hydrolase produces MTWTVGFDLDMTLIDSRPGVARAIDTLAAEFDLPLSGTTFADRLGPPLATLLVEAGAPEGLVPDLITRYRALYPTLVSTIPPMPGANAALEAIEARRGRVLVVTGKHAPLARLHIDELGWRIDHLAGDLWSAGKAATLVEQRADLFVGDHIGDMRGAQAAGVLAVGVSTGPCTADELRAAGADVVLADLTEFPGWLAAEFGTVAAG; encoded by the coding sequence GTGACCTGGACCGTGGGCTTCGACCTCGATATGACGCTGATCGACTCGCGGCCCGGCGTGGCGCGTGCCATCGACACCCTCGCCGCCGAGTTCGACCTGCCCCTGAGCGGCACGACCTTCGCCGACCGGCTCGGGCCACCGCTCGCCACGCTCCTCGTCGAAGCGGGCGCTCCCGAGGGCTTGGTCCCTGACCTGATCACGCGATATCGCGCGCTGTATCCGACGCTCGTGTCGACAATCCCGCCGATGCCGGGCGCGAACGCCGCGCTGGAGGCCATCGAGGCCCGCCGCGGACGGGTGCTCGTGGTCACCGGCAAGCACGCCCCGCTCGCACGGCTGCATATCGACGAACTCGGTTGGCGCATCGACCATCTCGCGGGCGATCTCTGGTCGGCGGGCAAGGCGGCGACGCTGGTCGAGCAGAGGGCGGATCTGTTCGTCGGCGATCACATCGGCGACATGCGCGGAGCACAGGCCGCGGGAGTCCTCGCGGTCGGCGTCAGCACGGGTCCATGCACGGCGGACGAACTGCGCGCGGCGGGCGCGGACGTGGTGCTCGCCGACCTCACCGAGTTTCCCGGCTGGCTCGCGGCGGAGTTCGGCACGGTCGCCGCCGGTTGA
- a CDS encoding class I SAM-dependent methyltransferase: MSADARAEDWIVLNRANWDERVPIHAAGGFYDLPGFIEGAEALRDFELAEVGNVRGRRLLHLQCHIGTDTLSWARHGATVTGLDFSEPAVRTATELALRIGAADARFVAANVYDAVEALGGQTYDIVYTGVGALVWLPDIEGWATVVASLIAPGGFLYLAEFHPFSNMLSDEDGRTVVYDYFDPEAQVWDESGTYADPDAPTTANVTVQWQHSLGDILTALSTAGLRVEFLHEHDFTLFPRFHTLTGTDGIFRLPDQQPRVPLMFSLKASKPAN, translated from the coding sequence ATGAGTGCGGATGCGAGAGCCGAGGACTGGATCGTCTTGAACCGCGCCAACTGGGATGAGCGAGTGCCGATTCACGCCGCGGGCGGATTCTACGACCTGCCCGGTTTCATCGAGGGCGCGGAAGCTTTGCGGGACTTCGAACTCGCCGAGGTCGGGAATGTGCGTGGGAGGCGGTTACTGCACTTGCAGTGCCACATCGGCACGGACACGTTGTCCTGGGCGCGGCATGGTGCCACGGTGACCGGTTTGGACTTCTCCGAACCGGCCGTGCGGACAGCGACCGAGTTGGCCCTGCGGATCGGTGCCGCGGACGCGCGGTTCGTCGCCGCGAACGTCTACGATGCGGTCGAAGCGCTCGGCGGGCAGACCTACGACATCGTCTACACCGGGGTCGGCGCGCTGGTCTGGCTGCCGGACATCGAGGGATGGGCCACGGTCGTGGCCTCGCTGATCGCGCCCGGCGGGTTCTTGTACCTGGCGGAGTTCCATCCGTTCAGCAACATGCTGAGCGACGAGGACGGCCGCACGGTCGTCTACGACTACTTCGATCCGGAGGCTCAGGTCTGGGACGAGTCCGGTACCTACGCCGATCCCGACGCGCCGACCACCGCGAACGTCACCGTGCAATGGCAGCACAGCCTCGGTGACATCCTCACGGCGCTCAGCACGGCCGGGCTGCGGGTGGAATTCCTCCACGAGCACGACTTCACCCTGTTCCCCCGGTTCCACACGCTGACCGGGACGGATGGGATCTTCCGCCTGCCGGACCAGCAGCCGCGCGTCCCGCTGATGTTCTCGCTGAAGGCATCGAAGCCCGCCAACTGA